The following coding sequences are from one Gossypium raimondii isolate GPD5lz chromosome 4, ASM2569854v1, whole genome shotgun sequence window:
- the LOC105780464 gene encoding uncharacterized protein LOC105780464, translated as MAAAEAATISSDSLATVSNGPVLSFINKRLRALRKKYNRILQMEESVSQGKTLNKEQDDVLRSKPTVSALIDELEKLRQPLSSAVSEEISLALQRQTVSSSETTSQAQPDKTEPQEQLPNVPDHAIEDLLNLLYFGSLFDVKSQSDFTSTMLTRTHERGCCLTYDYVTDDATDLLNEKDLDLISTLSGLLTSRPADSSLSHKNALHRCIQHAMLWLSNSDQPVDPNADVSYAGLRERLNKIMALDYFTTTPEIKDPAEVAAAAGTYTSFQVPVHAVPISVPVQVEDSVGQYQQKAEDASNYQETETGDNQFSTTEELQKDPALQDNLEKENQAEDITVQEEEHGKLQVDNGESKEQQYVPRRPYQNQRGGRRGYFVGRGGRSSGRGGVSYQNGHNQYYDQPANHYSSNHYNNRGRGGRGGGGHAYNNHGGNPSADVGVAS; from the exons ATGGCGGCGGCCGAAGCAGCAACTATTTCCTCCGACTCTCTAGCCACAGTTTCGAACGGCCCCGTCCTTAGCTTCATCAACAAACGCCTCCGTGCCCTACGCAAGAAATACAACCGCATTCTCCAAATGGAAGAATCCGTCTCCCAAGGAAAAACTTTGAACAAAGAACAAGACGATGTCCTCCGTTCCAAACCCACCGTCTCTGCCCTTATCGATGAACTCGAGAAGCTTCGCCAGCCTCTTTCTTCCGCTGTCTCCGAAGAAATCTCACTCGCCTTACAGCGTCAAACCGTTTCATCATCAGAAACAACCTCTCAAGCCCAACCTGACAAGACTGAACCCCAAGAACAACTACCCAATGTCCCCGATCATGCCATTGAGGATCTCCTCAATCTTCTCTATTTCGGGTCGTTGTTCGATGTCAAGTCTCAGAGTGATTTTACCTCCACCATGTTGACGAGGACCCACGAGAGAGGCTGCTGCTTGACTTACGATTACGTTACCGACGACGCTACCGATCTGCTTAACGAGAAAGATTTGGATTTGATTTCGACGCTGAGTGGACTATTGACTTCGCGGCCTGCTGATTCCAGTTTGTCTCATAAGAACGCTTTGCACCGTTGTATCCAGCATGCTATGCTTTGGCTTTCTAACTCTGACCAGCCGGTTGACCCCAATGCCGACGTTTCAT ATGCTGGGTTGAGAGAGAGGCTTAACAAGATTATGGCTTTGGATTATTTTACAACCACACCGGAGATAAAGGATCCTGCTGAAGTGGCTGCTGCTGCTGGGACTTATACTTCTTTCCAGGTTCCGGTGCACGCTGTGCCCATTTCCGTGCCTGTTCAGGTGGAAGATTCGGTTGGGCAGTACCAGCAGAAG GCAGAAGACGCATCAAATTATCAAGAAACTGAAACTGGTGACAATCAATTTAGTACTACGGAGGAACTCCAGAAG GATCCTGCTCTCCAGGATAATTTGGAGAAAGAAAATCAGGCAGAGGATATTACAGTTCAAGAAGAAGAACATGGCAAGCTACAGGTTGATAATGGAGAATCCAAGGAACAACAGTATGTGCCTCGAAGACCATATCAGAACCAAAGAGGTGGCCGTAGGGGTTATTTTGTTGGTCGTGGAGGTCGAAGCAGTGGAAGGGGAGGTGTATCCTACCAGAATGGGCACAACCAATATTATGATCAGCCTGCCAATCATTATTCTAGTAACCATTATAACAATAGAGGCAGAGGTGGCAGAGGAGGTGGTGGCCATGCTTACAACAATCATGGCGGGAACCCCTCTGCTGATGTTGGTGTGGCCTCATGA
- the LOC105779638 gene encoding pentatricopeptide repeat-containing protein At1g59720, chloroplastic/mitochondrial — protein sequence MALATGPRPPPLLLPSKAINIPNPPSFDPHSRILISLKQCTHISQLKQIHALTLRSTSPYHPKTFFLYSQLLHFSSFLDFNYALQLFNQIQNPNSFMWNTLIRACANDVNNKDQAMRLYLEMLEQALVSPDKHTFPFVLKGCAYLFDVSEGIQVHAHALKHGFGSDVYVNNSLIHFYASCGFLDLAEKVFVKMPERSLVSWNVLLEGFVQFGKFNSALNLFREMRNTFDPDGYTLQSILTACAGLGAFSLGAWVHAYLLKKCDFNLSIDVFINNSLVDMYCKCGSLELAHQVFKRMPKRDLTSWNHMIRGFAMHGQAEAAIRCFDKMIRTERFRPNSITFTGVLSACNHKGMVSYGRLYFDMMVTDYKIKPALEHYGCLVDLLARAGFIDEALDLVSTMPMRPDAVIWRSLLDACSKKNSSVELSEELARQVVESEGDIGSGVYVLLSRVYASASRWDDVGSVRKLMTDKGVKKEPGCSSIEMDGVAHELFAGDTSHPQTKEIYQMLKVIDKKLESVGYSPDYSQAPMIDELNETKQHSLKLHSERLAIALGLLKLQPGMPIRIFKNLRVCNDCHEVTKLISRVFNVEIIVRDRARFHHFKDGFCSCSDYW from the coding sequence ATGGCGCTTGCAACAGGGCCACGTCCACCTCCTCTGCTTCTTCCATCTAAAGCCATCAACATCCCAAACCCTCCTTCATTCGACCCCCACAGTCGCATCCTCATCTCTTTGAAACAATGTACCCACATCTCTCAGCTCAAACAAATCCACGCCCTGACCCTTCGTTCCACTTCGCCGTACCATCCAAAAACCTTCTTTTTATACTCTCAGCTTCTTCATTTCTCTTCCTTCCTTGACTTCAACTACGCTCTTCAActtttcaatcaaattcaaaacccCAATTCCTTCATGTGGAACACACTTATAAGAGCCTGTGCCAATGATGTTAACAACAAAGACCAAGCCATGAGGCTTTATTTGGAGATGCTAGAGCAAGCTCTGGTTTCTCCTGATAAGCATACTTTTCCATTTGTTTTGAAAGGTTGTGCTTACTTGTTTGATGTATCTGAAGGGATACAAGTTCATGCCCATGCTTTGAAACATGGGTTCGGTTCCGATGTTTATGTAAATAACAGTTTGATTCATTTCTATGCAAGTTGCGGGTTTCTGGACTTGGCTGAAAAAGTGTTTGTTAAAATGCCTGAAAGAAGCTTGGTTTCCTGGAATGTGTTGCTTGAAGGTTTTGTTCAGTTTGGTAAGTTCAATAGTGCTCTAAATCTGTTCAGGGAAATGCGGAATACGTTCGATCCTGATGGGTATACACTGCAAAGTATTCTAACTGCTTGTGCTGGTCTTGGGGCTTTCTCTTTGGGTGCGTGGGTTCACGCTTATTTGTTGAAGAAGTGTGATTTTAATTTGTCCATTGATGTTTTCATCAACAATTCTTTGGTGGATATGTATTGCAAATGTGGGTCTTTAGAATTAGCTCACCAGGTTTTTAAGAGGATGCCAAAACGTGATTTAACATCATGGAATCATATGATCCGAGGATTTGCAATGCATGGTCAAGCTGAGGCAGCAATTAGatgttttgataaaatgattAGGACAGAGCGTTTCAGACCAAATTCCATTACGTTCACTGGCGTTTTGAGTGCTTGTAATCATAAAGGCATGGTTTCTTACGGTCGTCTGTATTTTGACATGATGGTTACTGATTACAAGATTAAACCTGCATTAGAGCACTATGGGTGTTTGGTTGATCTTCTAGCCCGTGCAGGGTTTATTGATGAAGCTCTTGACCTTGTATCAACGATGCCTATGAGACCTGATGCAGTCATCTGGAGAAGTCTTCTTGATGCTTGTTCTAAGAAGAATTCAAGTGTTGAGCTAAGTGAAGAGTTGGCCAGGCAAGTCGTTGAATCGGAAGGAGACATTGGCAGTGGTGTTTATGTGCTGTTATCAAGAGTTTATGCATCAGCTAGTAGGTGGGATGATGTTGGATCGGTAAGGAAATTAATGACCGATAAAGGCGTAAAGAAAGAGCCTGGATGCAGCTCAATCGAGATGGACGGTGTTGCTCACGAACTTTTTGCAGGAGATACATCTCATCCTCAAACTAAAGAAATATACCAGATGCTAAAGGTGATTGATAAAAAACTAGAATCGGTTGGTTATTCACCTGACTATTCACAAGCACCTATGATCGACGAACTTAATGAAACTAAACAACATTCCCTTAAGCTGCACAGTGAAAGACTAGCCATTGCTTTGGGGCTTTTGAAGTTGCAACCAGGTATGCCAATACGTATTTTTAAAAACCTTAGGGTATGCAATGACTGTCATGAGGTAACGAAACTGATCTCCAGAGTTTTCAATGTCGAGATTATAGTACGAGATCGTGCGAGATTTCATCACTTTAAAGATGGCTTCTGCTCATGCTCGGATTATTGGTGA
- the LOC105779640 gene encoding uncharacterized protein LOC105779640 — MRSSFAPLTNVPLYCIPLTGMDLFLNAKSVRLRSHHDKYLVADEDEESVTQDRNGSSKNARWTVEFVPGSQTIIRLKSSYNRYLTASNQPFLLGMTGRKVIQTLPRRLDSSVEWEPIREGCEVKLKTRYGNFLRANGGLPPWRNSVTHDIPHRTATQDWVLWDVDIVEIQEKPSANIQHPPPIPHSDSLDFDSPSSISGKSAHFSRQESSDSYVGSPPKSEGRTIYFHVADDSGEVDDDAIEGYSFSFKGNGVDQLAHKLKEESGLEDVVVCTRSPLNGKLFPLRLQLPPNNADMHVVLVPSASKVARDFVKQGINP; from the exons ATGAGATCCAGCTTCGCACCACTTACTAACGTCCCTCTCTACTGTATTCCATT GACGGGAATGGATTTGTTCCTAAACGCCAAATCGGTGCGTCTACGCAGCCACCACGACAAGTATCTGGTCGCGGATGAAGACGAAGAATCCGTCACTCAAGACCGAAATGGATCCTCCAAGAACGCTCGATGGACCGTCGAGTTCGTGCCTGGATCTCAAACCATTATCCGTCTAAAAAGCTCTTACAACAGGTATCTTACTGCTTCCAACCAGCCCTTTTTACTTGGGATGACGGGTCGAAAAGTGATTCAGACACTGCCTAGGAGGCTCGACTCATCTGTCGAGTGGGAACCCATTAGAGAAGGGTGTGAAGTCAAGCTCAAGACTCGGTACGGGAACTTTTTGAGAGCTAATGGAGGATTACCACCTTGGAGGAACTCGGTGACTCACGATATTCCTCATAGGACCGCTACTCAAGATTGGGTGTTGTGGGATGTGGATATTGTGGAGATTCAAGAGAAGCCCTCAGCGAATATTCAACACCCTCCTCCCATTCCTCACTCAGATTCATTGGACTTTGATTCACCTTCTTCAATTTCAGGCAAATCTGCCCACTTTTCAAGACAAGAG tCAAGTGATTCTTATGTGGGTTCCCCACCAAAATCCGAAGGAAGGACAATATACTTCCATGTTGCAGATGATAGTGGGGAGGTTGATGATGATGCAATTGAAGGGTACTCTTTTAGTTTCAAGGGTAATGGTGTGGATCAACTGGCtcataaattaaaagaagagtCTGGCCTTGAGGATGTTGTGGTGTGTACTCGGAGTCCTTTGAATGGGAAGCTCTTTCCTCTTCGCTTGCAACTTCCTCCCAACAATGCTGATATGCATGTTGTGTTAGTTCCATCAGCATCAAAAG TGGCAAGAGACTTTGTAAAACAAGGAATAAATCCATGA